GACTATCCGCTGGCGGGTGTTGCCGTGGTGGTGAAGAAGAACGGCCGCATCGAGGACGCCAAAGTCGCACTTACGGCGGTGAATCCGGCGCCGCTGCTGATTTTGGGCGCCGGGCACGCGCTTATCGGCAAGAGCACCAGCGACGAGCTGGAGCACGCGGCGACTGTGGTGGGCGAGCTGGCGGCCAGCACGGCCAAGCCGCTCACGACTTCGGCGCTCACGCCCGAGTACCGGCGGGAGATGATCCGCGTTTTCACCAGGCGGGCGGTGCTGGCGGCGGTAGGTTCCTAGACAGATGATCACTGACTGCCACATCCACATCCAGCCCGTCGAGATGTTCAAGCCGGCAGCGCTCGCGGCGATGAAGAAGAAGCGGGCGAACTTCGACCAGATCGTCGAGTTCTGTCGCTCGCCCAAGGCCTTCCTCAAACATCTGGACGCAGCGGGCGTGGACCGCGCCGTGCTCATCAACTACGTGGCGCCTGAGGTCATCGGCTTCACGCCCGAGGTCAACCCCTTCGTCGCCAACTACGTGAAAGAAGACCCGAAGCGGCTCATCCCCTGCGGCAGCATCCATCCGCGGCATACCAAGAACGTGCTGGCGGACGTGGCGCAGGTGTTGCGCCTGGGCATCCGCATGATCAAGATCCACCCGCCGCACCAGTTGCTGTTTCCCAACGACTACCTAAACGGGGTGAAGGAGCTGGAGATCATCTACCGGGCGGCGGAGGCCAACGGCATCCCGGTGATGTTCCACACCGGGACCTCCATCTTCCCCGGCGCGCGCAACAAGTTCGGCGACCCCATCCACGTGGACGACGTGGCCGTGGATTTCCCCAAGCTGAAGATCCTGCTGGCGCACGGCGGCCGGCCGCTGTGGATGGAGACCGCGTTTTTCCTGGTGCGGCGGCATCCCAACGTCTATCTCGACATCTCGGGCATCCCGCCCAAGTCGTTATTGAAGTATTTCCCGCGCCTGGAGGAGATTGCGGCGAAGACCCTCTTCGGCACGGATTGGCCGGGGCCGGGCGTGCCCGACATCAAGCAGAACCTCGAGCAGTTCCGCGCCCTGCCGCTCTCCGAGGCAGCCCGGGAGCAGATTCTCTCCAAGACGGCGCTTACCCTCTGGCCCGCCTGACCTCACAAAGGAAAAGGCCCGCGTCCGAAGACGCAGGCCCGAGAGAAACTGCTTGGCCTAGTCCTTGCCAACCGCTGCGGCCGGCTTGGCCTTGGGCATCGGCTTGGTCTTGGCCTTGGG
This region of Terriglobales bacterium genomic DNA includes:
- a CDS encoding amidohydrolase family protein gives rise to the protein MITDCHIHIQPVEMFKPAALAAMKKKRANFDQIVEFCRSPKAFLKHLDAAGVDRAVLINYVAPEVIGFTPEVNPFVANYVKEDPKRLIPCGSIHPRHTKNVLADVAQVLRLGIRMIKIHPPHQLLFPNDYLNGVKELEIIYRAAEANGIPVMFHTGTSIFPGARNKFGDPIHVDDVAVDFPKLKILLAHGGRPLWMETAFFLVRRHPNVYLDISGIPPKSLLKYFPRLEEIAAKTLFGTDWPGPGVPDIKQNLEQFRALPLSEAAREQILSKTALTLWPA